In the genome of Paramisgurnus dabryanus chromosome 18, PD_genome_1.1, whole genome shotgun sequence, one region contains:
- the LOC135721805 gene encoding urokinase plasminogen activator surface receptor-like produces MNLNIFVVLLCALFAGGHSLKCYECTGVTGSCAGVEKTCPSNSTTCTSVTVTESIGLATVSVAVKECNAPQSCVNGTINFGISRTALSMDCCNTDLCNGKDVTDYSSNTPNGMQCYYCNGISCSNKLNCLGTEDYCIKAQVTSVTALKGCASKSICNVTSQVTQDFVGISCCQGNLCNSAKSITQHLLFLLWPFIFYILIH; encoded by the exons ATGAATCTGAACATCTTCGTTGTTCTTCTTTGCGCTCTCTTCGCTGGAG gaCACTCACTTAAATGTTATGAGTGTACAGGTGTGACGGGTTCTTGTGCAGGTGTAGAGAAGACGTGTCCCTCTAATTCGACTACATGTACAAGTGTAACAGTCACAGAATCCATTG GTCTCGCTACGGTTAGCGTAGCGGTTAAGGAGTGCAATGCGCCACAAAGCTGTGTAAATGGAACCATTAACTTTGGCATTTCAAGGACAGCGTTATCTATGGATTGCTGTAACACTGACCTCTGTAATGGCAAAGACGTCACAG ATTACAGCTCTAACACCCCTAATGGGATGcaatgttactactgtaatGGTATCAGTTGCTCAAACAAATTAAACTGTTTGGGAACTGAAGACTACTGCATTAAAGCACAAG TAACTTCTGTGACAGCTCTAAAAGGATGTGCCTCTAAATCAATCTGTAATGTTACATCACAAGTGACTCAAGATTTCGTGGGAATCTCATGCTGTCAGGGGAATCTGTGTAACAGTGCTAAGAGCATCACTCAGCACCTCCTCTTTCTCTTATGGCCCTTCATCTTCTACATCCTGATCCATTAA